In Serratia liquefaciens ATCC 27592, the genomic stretch TTCACCGCGCTCTTTGCGTTCACCGCGTTCTGGACGATCGCTACGTTCACCGCGCTCACCACGGTCTTTACGACCGGTACCCTGACGACGTTGACCACGACGATCCTGGCGACGGTTTTCACCGTTGCTTTCGGTCTTAGGCGCTTCAACCACAGGTTTGGCTTCGACAACCGGCTGTTCTTCACCGGCAAACAGCGCTTTCAGACCACCAAACAGACGGCCCAACAGACCAGATTTGGCAGCGGCTGGTGCAGCTTGTTTGGTTGCTGTTGCCGCAACGGCGGGCTGAGTAGCAACGGCTTCTTCAGCCGGTGGTGGTGCATCGGCGGCCAGAGAGAACGAGGCCAGAGCCGGCTGTTCCGGGCGTTTGCGCTCCATAGGCGCATCTTCCAACGGCTGAGCCATCTCTTCTTCGTGCAGTTTCGGCAACAGGTAGCTCAGGGTTGGTGTTTCTTCACCCTTACGTACGCGCAGCACAGAGTAGTGTGGGGTTTGCATCTGATCGTTCGGCACGATGATCGCTTTCACGCCACCCTGACGTTTCTCGATCGCGCTCACCGATTCACGTTTTTCGTTCAGCAGGTAAGAAGCCACCTGAACTGGCACGATAGCGTGAACTTCTTTGGTGTTTTCTTTCAGCGCTTCTTCTTCGATCAACCGAAGAATGGACAGCGCCAGAGATTCGTTATCACGGATGGTGCCGGTGCCGTTACAGCGCGGGCAAACGTGATGGCTGGATTCACCCAGTGACGGGCTGAGGCGCTGACGCGACATCTCAAGCAGACCGAAACGGGAAATGCGACCGATCTGGATACGTGCACGGTCTTGACGCACGGCATCGCGCAGGCGGTTTTCAACTTCACGTTGGTGGCGAACCGGGGTCATATCGATAAAGTCGATAACGATCAGACCGCCGAGGTCACGCAGGCGCAGCTGGCGAGCGATCTCGTCTGCCGCTTCCAGGTTGGTGTTGAACGCGGTTTCTTCGATATCGCCGCCGCGGGTTGCACGCGCGGAGTTGATGTCGATAGCGGTCAGCGCTTCGGTAGAGTCGATAACGATCGAACCGCCGGAAGGCAGGCGAACTTCACGCTGGAAGGCGGATTCGATTTGAGATTCGATTTGGTAGTGGCTGAACAGAGGGATTTCACCGCTGTACAGTTTGATTTTGCTGCTGAAATCCGGACGGCCCAGGGCAGCGATGTGCTCTTTGGCCAGATCGAGAACTTTTGGATTGTCGATCAGGATTTCGCCGATGTCCGGGCGCAGATAGTCGCGGAATGCACGTACGATGACGTTGCTTTCCTGATGGATCAGGAAGGGCGCAGCGCGGCCTTCAGCGGCTTTTTTAATCGCTTCCCAGTGCTTCAGGCGGAAAGAGAGATCCCACTGCAATGCATCGGCCGATTTGCCAACGCCTGCGGTACGAACAATCAGGCCCATGCCATCCGGGAGTTGCAGAGAAGAAAGCGCTTCTTTCAATTCAGTGCGGTCATCACCTTCGATGCGGCGTGAAATACCACCGGCACGTGGGTTGTTCGGCATCAGAACCAAATAACTGCCGGCCAGGCTGATGAAGGTGGTCAAGGCGGCGCCTTTGTTGCCACGTTCTTCTTTATCAACCTGAACGATCACTTCCTGGCCTTCGCGCAGCACATCTTTGATGTTCGGGCGACCATGGGAGGAGTAGTTACTTGGGAAGTATTCGCGAGCGATTTCTTTAAGAGGGAGGAAACCATGTCGTTCGGCGCCGTAATCTACGAACGCTGCTTCAAGACTTGGTTCTATACGAGTGATTTTGCCTTTGTAAATATTCGCTTTTTTCTGTTCATGACCCGGACTTTCAATATCCAAATCATACAGCCGCTGTCCATCTACGAGGGCAACACGCAACTCTTCCTGCTGAGTTGCGTTAATCAACATTCTTTTCATCTTAACTTACTCGTTATTTTTACATTATCGACAAAGCTGCGGGCAAAATAACCTCATGGCCGGATTAAAACCGAAAACCCCGTGTCTTCTCGCAAAGCCGTCAACCTCACGGTTGTCGCCTGCATAGGGGCGCATTATCTCGGTAAGCCTGTATTTCTTTGTGAAAAACAGCACTTTTACTAGGGGAATAGCCTCTGATTTACGTCGACAGATCTGATTCCATTTGCCGGCCAAGCTGCAACCCGCAGCCCGCTAATTGTTTGATTTCACATTACGTCTTACGCCATTGCTGCGTTTTTGTGCTATCAGACAAATTTTATAATTCCACCGTTTTCCCTGTTTAACGAGAATCAACGTGGAAAGTAAACGCATTATTCCACTGCTGATACTGTTATAGCAAGGTGACTTTTCCTTAACTGCGGAAGAAATCGCAAACGTTCAAACCGGCTTGCTGCCTTATTGTCCGTCAGGGTTTCTCCTGCAGTCAGAGAGACAGTTAAGCACAGAAAAAGAAGTGGCGCTATTTACGCGCTCTATTTAGAATCCCGCTCCATGAAAACGAACATTCCTGCAGTACAATTAATCACGATTTCTGACGACGAAGCCGGTCAACGAATCGACAACTTTCTGCTTGCTCGCCTGAAAGGCGTGCCGAAGAGCATGATTTACCGCATCGTACGCAAAGGCGAGGTACGGGTTAATAAAGGACGCATCAAGGCTGAATACAAGCTGGCGGCTGGTGACGTGGTGCGAGTACCGCCGGTCCGCGTTGCCGAACGTGAAGACGCGCCGGTTTCCGCCAAGCTGGACAAAGTGGCGGCACTGGCCGATTGCATTTTGTATGAAGACGATCATTTGCTGCTGCTGAACAAGCCTTCAGGCACCGCGGTGCACGGTGGCAGCGGCCTGAGCTTTGGCGTGATTGAGGGCCTGCGCGCGCTGCGCCCGGAAGCCCGTTTCCTGGAGCTGGTGCACCGGCTGGATCGCGATACTTCCGGCGTGTTGCTGGTGGCGAAAAAACGTTCTGCACTGCGTTCGCTGCATGAGCAATTGCGGCTGAAAGGCATGCAGAAGGATTATCTGGCGCTGGTGCGCGGCCAATGGCAGTCGCATTGTAAAGCCGTACAGGCACCGTTGCTGAAAAACATTCTGCAAAGCGGCGAACGTATCGTGCGCGTCAATAGCGAAGGCAAACCGTCGGAAACCCGCTTCAAGGTAGAGGAACGTTTTGAGCATGCCACGCTGGTCAAGGCGAGCCCGATTACCGGGCGCACCCACCAGATCCGCGTTCACACCTTGCACGCAGGGCACCCGATAGCCTTCGATGACCGCTATGGCGATCGTGAATTCGATCGCCAGTTGGCAGGTACCGGGCTCAAACGCCTGTTCTTGCATGCCGCGGCACTGCGGTTCGAACATCCGGGCACTGGCGAAACCATGCGTATCGAAGCGCCGATGGACCAGGAGTTGCGCCACTGCCTGCAGGTATTGCGCAAGCAGGCCAAAGGCCAGTAAGTAAAAGTATTTTATACCAGCGGGTTGATGCCTTCAGCCCGCAGCATCTCCAGCAGGGCTATCAACGGCAGACCGATCAACCCATTCGGATCTCGCCCCTCCAGTTTATCGAACAACGCAATACCCAGACCTTCACTTTTAAAACTGCCCGCACAGTTGAGCGGCTGTTCAAGGCGCACATAAGCGCTGATTTCTGCGTCGCTCAGCACACGGAAATGCACATGGAAGGGCTCGCAAAGCGCCTGCAGGTGATGGCTGCGGCTGTTGTACAGCGCCAGACCGGTATAAAACGTCACCCTTTGGCCGCTGGCCTGGCGCAATTGCGCGCAGGCGTTCTCTTCGGTATGCGGTTTCCCGGTTATTTTACCGTCGATCACGCAGACCTGGTCGGAACCGATAATCAAATGGTCAGGATAGGCGATGGCCAATGCCTGGGCTTTCGCCGTCGCCAGCCGTAAGACCAGCGCTTCGGCGGTTTCCCCGGCCAGCGGGGTTTCATCGACCTGCGGCGCGTCACAGGTAAAAGGCAGATGCAGTTTTTCCAACAGCATCTTGCGGTAGGTCGAGGTGGAGGCGAGGAGTAGTCTTTGCATAATTTTTTTCGTAAACCATAGCGTAAATGGAGAGGTCATTTTAAACTGTCCGCCGCTGAGGAAGCGAATATTGGTGAAAGGTGCCGTTTTACGGCCTTTTTCTTTGACTCTAAGTCGTTACAAAGTTAATATGCGCGCCCTATGCAAAAGGTAAAATTACCCTTGACCATTGATGCGGTACGTACCGCTCAGAAACGCCTGGACTATGTTGGTTCCTATGCGCCTGAGCAGGTTACACGTGTTGCTGCCTCTGTGGTCAGTGTGGACAGTGATGTTGAGGTCTCGTTATCTTTCGATATTGATAACCAGCGCCTCGCGGTGATAACAGGGCATGCGGACGTCCAGGTAATGCTGATGTGCCAACGCTGCGGAGTCCCGTTCGAACACCATGTTCACACAACATATTGTTTTAGCCCGGTCGTCAATGATGAGCAGGCTGAGGCATTACCGGGGGCGTACGAGCCGATCGAAGTCGATGAGTTTGGCGAAGTTGATCTGCTGGCAATGATTGAAGACGAAATTATTCTTTCACTGCCTGTCGTCCCGGTACATGAATCTGAACACTGTGAAGTGTCCGAAGCGGACATGGTCTTTGGCAAACTGCCTCCAGAGGCGGAGAAACCAAACCCATTTGCCGTATTAGCCAGTTTAAAGCGTAAGTAATTAAGGAGTAAGGTCCATGGCCGTACAACAAAATAAACCAACCCGTTCCAAACGTGGCATGCGTCGTTCACACGATGCTCTGACCACCACCACTTTGTCTGTTGATGCGACTTCTGGTGAAACTCATCGTCGTCACCACATCACTGCCGACGGTTTCTACCGCGGTCGCAAGGTTATCGGCTAAGTAGCGGTACCTTGACTCGTCTAACCCTGGCGTTAGATGCAATGGGCGGGGACTTCGGTCCCTGCGTCACAGTGCCTGCTTCATTGCAGGCACTGGCCTCTAATTTACAGCTTCATCTTCTGCTGGTCGGCAATCCCGACACCCTCTCTCCTTTACTTGCCAAAGCCGATCCGGTTCTTCTGGAACGTTTGCAAGTCGTGCCCGCTGAATCTGTGATTGCCGGCGACGCCAAACCCTCACAAGCGATTCGTGCCAGCCGTGGCACTTCCATGCGCATTGCGCTGGAACTGACCAAAAACGGTGATGCACAGGGCTGTGTCAGCGCGGGTAATACCGGTGCGCTGATGGGGTTGGCGAAGATGCTGATTAAGCCGTTGGACGGTATTGAACGTCCGGCGCTGATGACGGTGATCCCGAATCAGCTGGGCGGTAAAACCGTGGTGCTGGATCTGGGCGCCAACGTCGAATGCGACAGCACCATGCTGGTGCAGTTTGCGGTGATGGGCGCGGTGATGGCCGAAGAGGTGGTGGGGATTGCGCAACCACGCGTGGCGCTGCTGAATATTGGTGAAGAAGAAACCAAAGGTCTGGATAATATCCGCGAAGCGGCCGCCGTGCTAAAAAATACTCCGGCAATCAACTATATTGGTTACCTGGAAGGCAACGATCTTCTCACCGGGAAAACCGATGTGATGGTCTGCGACGGCTTTGTGGGTAACGTCACCCTGAAAACCATGGAAGGGGTGGTAAGAGTATTTTTATCGCTGCTGAAATCATCCGGAGACGCTGGCAAGCAGGCGTGGTGGTTAAAATTGTTGGGCCGTTGGTTGCAAAAACGGGTGGTAAAGCGGTTCGGCCACCTGAACCCCGACCAGTATAATGGCGCATGTCTGTTAGGATTGCGCAGCACCGTAATCAAGAGCCACGGCGCTGCGAACCCGCACGCGTTTGCAGTTGCAATCGAACAGGCTGTGCAGGCGGTGCAGCGGCAAGTCCCTGACAGGATTGCTGCGCGCCTTGAAGCTGTATTACCTAAGAGTGACTGATCGTACATGTATACAAAGATTCTCGGTACGGGGAGTTATTTACCCGTACAAGTGCGCACCAACGCTGACCTTGAAAAAATGGTGGATACCTCTGACGAGTGGATCGTCACTCGCACCGGTATCCGTGAACGCCGCATTGCCGCCGCTGATGAAACCGTGGCGACGATGGGCTTCCATGCTGCTGAAAAAGCGCTGGAAATGGCAGGTGTGGCTAAAGAAGATATCGGGCTGATCGTTGTGGCGACCACCACTTCGAGCCACGCATTCCCAAGTTCTGCCTGCCAGGTGCAGCAGATGCTCGGGATTAAAGATTGTGCGGCTTTCGATCTGGCTGCAGCCTGCGCCGGTTTCACCTACGCGTTGAGCGTTGCCGATCAGTACGTTAAGAACGGTGCGGTGAAGCGTGCACTGGTGATTGGTGCAGACGTGCTTTCTCGCACGCTGGATCCTGACGATCGCGGTACCATCATCCTGTTTGGTGATGGCGCTGGCGCGGTGGTGCTGGGCGCTTCTGAAGAGCCGGGCATTCTGTCGACTCACCTGCATGCGGACGGCACCTACGGTGGCCTGCTGACGTTGCCATTCAAGGATCGTCAGGATCAGGAAAAGCCGGCCTATGTCACCATGGCAGGCAATGAAGTCTTCAAGGTTGCGGTTACCGAACTGGCTCACATCGTTGACGAAACGCTGCAGGCCAATGATCTGGACCGCAGCCAGCTGGATTGGCTGGTGCCGCACCAGGCCAACCTGCGCATTATCAGCGCAACGGCAAAAAAACTGGGTATGGGGATGGATAAAGTGGTGGTGACGCTTGATCGTCACGGTAACACCTCTGCCGCCTCGGTCCCCGCAGCGCTCGATGAAGCGGTGCGCGATGGGCGGATCCAGCGCGGCCAACTGGTGCTGCTGGAAGCCTTCGGCGGCGGCTTTACCTGGGGCTCGGCGCTGGTTCGTTTCTGATTAACAGGAAGAAAAAATGACGCAATTTGCTTTTGTTTTCCCAGGCCAGGGCTCACAGTCCCTGGGCATGCTGGCCGATTTGGCCGCTCAATATCCGATCGTTGAAGCGACTTTCAGCGAAGCCTCTTCCGTTCTGGGTTACGACCTGTGGCAACTGGTGCAGCAAGGGCCGGCGGAAGAACTGAACAAAACCTGGCAAACGCAGCCGGCATTGCTGGCCGCCTCAGTGGCGATTTTCCGCGTTTGGCAGCAGCAGGGCGGCAAAATGCCTGCCATCATGGCCGGCCACAGCTTGGGCGAGTACTCGGCGCTGGTTTGTGCGGGCGTGCTGGATTTCCAGGCGGCAATCCGCCTAGTTGAGCTGCGCGGCAAACTGATGCAGGAAGCGGTGCCGGAAGGCACTGGCGCGATGTCCGCCATCATTGGTCTGGACAACGCGGCTATCGCCAAGGCTTGTGAAGAGTCTGCCCAAGGGCAGGTTGTTTCCCCGGTGAACTTCAATTCCCCGGGCCAGGTGGTGATCGCCGGCAATAAAGAAGCGGTTGAACGTGCAGGCGCAGCCTGTAAAGCGGCTGGCGCCAAGCGTGCGCTGCCGTTACCGGTGAGCGTGCCTTCGCACTGTGCACTGATGAAGCCGGCTGCAGACAAACTGGCCGTGGCGTTGCAGGACATCACCTTCAGCGCACCGCAGGTGCCGGTGGTAAATAACGTCGACGTGCGTGCTGAAAGCGATCCAGAAGCGATCCGCAGCGCGCTGGTGCGTCAGTTGTACAGCCCGGTACGTTGGACCGAGAGCGTTGAGTTTATGGCAGCACAGGGCGTTACGTCGCTGCTAGAGGTTGGTCCGGGCAAGGTTCTGACCGGTCTGACTAAACGTATTGTTGATACCCTGACGGCGGCGGCGGTGAATGACGCTGCCAGCCTGACAGCGGCGCTTGAACAATAAAGAGGAAAACAATGAGCTTCGAAGGTAAAGTTGTTCTGGTCACCGGCGCGAGCCGGGGTATTGGCCGGGCTATTGCAGAAACGTTTGTGGCACGCGGCGCTAAAGTGATCGGCACCGCCACCAGTGAAAGCGGCGCTGAGGCTATCAGCAGCTACCTGGGCGCGAACGGCAAAGGGTTTGCATTGAATGTGGTCGATGCTCAATCTATCGACAGCGTTCTGGCATCTATTCGTGCTGAATTTGGCGAAATCGACATTTTAGTGAATAATGCCGGCATTACGCGTGATAACCTCCTGATGCGTATGAAGGACGACGAGTGGCAGGATATCCTGAACACCAATCTGACTTCCGTATTCCGTCTGTCAAAAGCGGTAATGCGAGCTATGATGAAAAAGCGGTTTGGCCGGATCATCACCATCGGTTCCGTTGTCGGTACCATGGGGAACGCAGGGCAGGCTAATTACGCGGCGGCTAAAGCCGGTCTGATTGGCTTTAGTAAGTCTTTGGCACGTGAAGTTGCTTCGCGTGGCATTACGGTCAACGTCGTGGCACCTGGCTTTATTGAGACGGACATGACACGGGCGTTGACAGATGATCAACGCGCAGGCATTTTGTCATCAGTTCCAGCCAATCGGCTGGGGGATGCTAAAGAAATCGCCAGCGCTGTTGCATTCTTAGCCTCTGATGAGGCTGGCTACATCACCGGTGAAACGTTACATGTCAATGGCGGCATGTACATGATTTAAAAAATGCGAAAACTATTTGCGTTATTTGGGGTAAAAACCGCAAAATAGCGTAAAATCGTGGTTTGACCAGCCGGGATTTAGTTGCATCTTTTTCAACATTTTATACACTACGAAAACCATCGCGAAAGCGAGTTTTGATAGGAAATTTAAGAGTATGAGCACTATCGAAGAACGCGTTAAGAAAATCATTGTTGAGCAGTTGGGTGTTAAACAGGAAGAAGTTTTAAATAACGCTTCTTTCGTTGAAGATCTGGGTGCTGATTCTCTTGACACCGTTGAGCTGGTAATGGCTCTGGAAGAAGAGTTCGACACCGAGATTCCAGACGAAGAAGCTGAGAAAATCACTACTGTTCAGGCAGCTATTGATTTCATCAACGCCAGCCAGCAGTAAGAGAACATATCTAGGCGGTCACTCGACCGCCTAAGTTTTTTCTATCCCTAGTGTCATATTTTTCCCTCCTTGGAGGACAAACGTGTCTAAGCGTCGAGTAGTTGTGACCGGACTGGGCATGTTGTCTCCTGTCGGCAATACGGTAGAGTCCACATGGAACGCTCTTCTTGCCGGTCAGAGTGGCATCAGCCTGATCGACCATTTCGATACCTCTGCCTATGCGACCAAGTTTGCAGGCCTGGTAAAGAATTTTAATTCAGAAGATTTCATCTCCCGCAAAGATGCGCGCAAGATGGACGCCTTCATCCAGTACGGTATCGCAGCCGGCATGCAAGCCATGCAGGACGCACAACTGGATATCACCGAGGCTAACGCCAGCCGCATTGGTGCCGCTATCGGCTCCGGTATTGGCGGCCTGGGTTTGATTGAAGAGAACCACAGTTCGCTGGTTAACGGTGGCCCACGGAAAATCAGTCCGTTCTTTGTGCCGTCAACCATTGTAAACATGATTGCAGGCCACCTGACTATCATGTACGGCATGCGTGGCCCGAGCATTTCGATCGCCACCGCCTGTACCTCAGGTGTGCACAACATCGGCCACGCCGCGCGTATCATTGCTTACAATGATGCTGACGTCATGCTGGCCGGTGGGGCAGAAAAAGCCAGTACCCCGTTGGGCGTCGGCGGCTTTGGCGCAGCACGCGCGTTGTCGACCCGCAACGAAGATCCGCAGGCAGCCAGCCGCCCTTGGGACAAGGACCGTGATGGTTTTGTTCTGGGTGACGGTGCCGGCATGATGGTGCTGGAAGAGTACGAGCACGCCAAAAAACGCGGCGCCAAGATTTATGCTGAAGTTGTCGGCTTTGGGATGAGCAGCGATGCTTATCACATGACGTCACCACCTGAAAACGGTGCGGGCGCTGCGCTGGCGATGGAAAATGCGTTGCTAGATGCCGGTGTGACCACGTCACAAATCGGCTATATCAATGCGCACGGCACCTCAACGCCGGCCGGCGACAAAGCCGAAACGCAGGCGGTGAAGTCGGTATTTGGCAGCGATGCGCAGCGCGTGATGGTCAGCTCGACCAAATCGATGACCGGCCACCTGTTGGGTGCGGCGGGTGCGATTGAGTCGATCTTCACCGTACTGGCATTGCGTGACCAGGCTGTTCCGCCAACCATCAACCTGGATAACCCGGATGAAGGCTGCGATCTGGACTTCGTTCCGCACGAAGCACGCCAGGTAAGCGATATGCAGTACACGCTGTGTAACTCCTTCGGTTTCGGCGGCACCAACGGTTCTCTGATCTTCCGCAAGGTGTAATAACCTCTGCTGAAGGACGGTAAAAAGCCCGGTTTTTTAAACCGGGCTTTTTTTATGGCGCTGACCCGCCGGGGCCCGGCTAGGCGATGCTTTTGTCGAACGGCCAACTGCTGCTAATGGCGTCGGCGCCTGTTATTCTGTAGTGGAAACCAAAGCGGTCAGGGGAAGTCTATGTACTGGATAAACGGGCAGCAACACGATGCGCTGGCGCCAAGCGATCGCGGCTTGCAGTTTGGCGACGGCTGTTTCACTACCGCACGAGTGGTTGAGGGCAAGATTGATCTGCTGCCCTGGCATATCGAACGTCTGCAGCAGTCGGCACAGCGGCTGATGCTGCCTGCCTGTGACTGGGATGCGTTGGAATATGAAATGGTGCGCGCGGCAGAATCTATCCCGCAGGGCGTGGTCAAAGCGATACTGACGCGCGGCAGCGGTGGGCGAGGTTACAGTCCAAAAGGATGTGAGCATCCCACGCGGATTGTTTCTCGCAGCGCCTACCCGATGCACTATTTGCAATGGCGCGAGCAGGGCATCAGCCTGGCGCTTAGCCCGGTAACGCTGGCTCGTCATCCGCTGCTGGCGGGGTTGAAACACCTGAATCGTTTGGAGCAGGTGTTGATCCGCGCGCATCTTGACCAGACGGCCGCCGATGAGGCGCTGGTGCTTGACACTGCCGGTATGCTGGTGGAATGCTGTGCGGCTAATTTGTTCTGGCGAAAGGGAAAAGCGGTTTTCACGCCGGATCTGAGCCAGGCGGGCGTGGCAGGACTGATGCGGCGCCGGGTGATTGAGCTGCTCGCGGGCAGCCGGTACTCATTACATTACGTCAGTGAGCCACTGGAGACGCTGGCCGACGCCGAAGAAGTGCTGGTGAGCAATGCGCTAATGCCATTGCTGCCGGTGAACATCGCGCAATCCTGGCATTACTCTTCGCGCCAACTCTATGATTTTTTGCGCCCACACTGTTAACGATGGCTGATTGATGAAGAAAAGAAAGCTGAAGTTCGTTTCTATTATTGTTGTTCTGGTATTGGGCCTGCTGTTGTGGGGATATCAGAAGGTTGAACGCTTCGCGGATACGCCTCTGGCGATCCAGCAGGAAGCCATTTTTAAACTGCC encodes the following:
- the pabC gene encoding aminodeoxychorismate lyase translates to MYWINGQQHDALAPSDRGLQFGDGCFTTARVVEGKIDLLPWHIERLQQSAQRLMLPACDWDALEYEMVRAAESIPQGVVKAILTRGSGGRGYSPKGCEHPTRIVSRSAYPMHYLQWREQGISLALSPVTLARHPLLAGLKHLNRLEQVLIRAHLDQTAADEALVLDTAGMLVECCAANLFWRKGKAVFTPDLSQAGVAGLMRRRVIELLAGSRYSLHYVSEPLETLADAEEVLVSNALMPLLPVNIAQSWHYSSRQLYDFLRPHC